The Prunus persica cultivar Lovell chromosome G7, Prunus_persica_NCBIv2, whole genome shotgun sequence genome has a segment encoding these proteins:
- the LOC18770662 gene encoding BEL1-like homeodomain protein 2 — protein MGIATVPPLLPTPPSIFSSSSSKGHHHHSIIDSESYSNSPNSMSQDYHHQGIFTFSNGFERSAMTTHQEQQQQQQHHLAQQIRREKLRVQGFETPPPPPLVGLDEEESGGLPVYETAGMLSEMFNYPPGGGPAGAAELLEHPMAQAYRMARQQQEPVSGAAEWYGSRVVGGLGALGDSKNHNSRDSIQHHHQQQHQISTINADSAAAMQLFLMNPSQPRSPSPPAHTTSSTLHMLLPNPSSTTNSLQGFATPSGGGGAFGQFTWVPESHHGHDGGNPTGGAGEIGGVVEGQGLSLSLSTSLQHLEAAKAEEFRMGSDSGGGLLYYNNQGDHQGSTNQYKNLGAHHHHHQHHQSQQQQQQQALHSLQQGGVVGGHVGFGSSSGSASSFGVVNVLRNSKYVKAAQELLEEFCSVGRGQLKKNKFGGTGGRHNSTNPSSNPAGSGGGGGASSSSSKDVPPLSAADRIEHQRRKVKLLSMLDEVDRRYNHYCEQMQMVVNAFDLVMGFGAAVPYTALAQKAMSRHFRCLKDAITAQLKHSCELLGEKDGAGTSGITKGETPRLKMLEQSLRQQRAFHQMGMMEQEAWRPQRGLPERSVNILRAWLFEHFLHPYPSDADKHLLARQTGLSRNQVSNWFINARVRLWKPMVEEMYQQETNEEVGGAAAAAADHHHQDQRERNNQNQNSSGLNAQTPTPTTTAATTTTTTTPTTTPTTTNSPTGKRSEINASENDPSLITINRQQQQLQHHLQQPMMATTTASAVALTASQCFATTSTTANDRLASEDTCRRGSMVAADYGTTSGNAHIAAHDHQSSSNIGSSTTLISFGTTTAAGDVSLTLGLRHAGGGNNMPEKNPSSFSIRDFGGC, from the exons ATGGGCATAGCAACCGTACCGCCACTTCTTCCAACACCACCATCAATCTTCTCAAGCTCATCATCAAAAGGTCATCACCACCACTCAATTATTGATTCAGAAAGTTACTCCAATTCTCCTAATTCTATGTCCCAAGACTATCACCACCAAGGCATCTTCACCTTCTCCAATGGCTTCGAGAGATCGGCTATGACAACCCACCAagagcagcaacagcagcagcaacaccACTTGGCGCAACAGATCCGGAGAGAAAAGCTGAGGGTGCAAGGCTTCGAAACCCCGCCCCCTCCACCATTGGTTGGCCTAGACGAAGAAGAATCCGGAGGCCTTCCGGTGTATGAAACCGCGGGCATGTTGTCCGAGATGTTCAATTACCCTCCAGGTGGCGGCCCTGCTGGGGCAGCCGAACTGCTGGAGCATCCGATGGCTCAGGCCTATCGGATGGCTCGGCAGCAGCAGGAGCCTGTGTCTGGTGCGGCCGAGTGGTACGGAAGCAGAGTGGTGGGGGGATTGGGAGCATTGGGAGATTCAAAAAATCACAATAGCCGCGACAGTATTcagcatcatcatcaacagCAGCATCAGATTTCAACAATTAATGCGGACTCAGCGGCAGCCATGCAGCTTTTTCTTATGAACCCATCACAACCAAGATCGCCTTCTCCTCCAGCTCACACAACTTCTTCCACCCTCCACATGTTGCTTCCAAACCCATCATCCACTACCAACTCACTCCAAGGCTTTGCTACTCCATCTGGAGGAGGAGGGGCTTTTGGTCAATTCACATGGGTTCCTGAGAGTCATCATGGACATGATGGAGGCAATCCCACCGGCGGTGCCGGTGAAATTGGAGGGGTTGTGGAAGGCCAAGGCCTTTCATTATCTTTATCAACTTCATTGCAGCACTTGGAGGCAGCCAAAGCTGAGGAATTCAGGATGGGATCAGATAGTGGAGGCGGGTTACTATATTACAACAATCAAGGAGATCATCAAGGCTCAACCAATCAGTACAAGAATTTAGgagctcatcatcatcatcatcaacatcatcaaagccagcagcagcagcagcagcaggcaTTGCACAGTTTGCAGCAAGGAGGGGTTGTGGGAGGACATGTTGGGTTTGGGTCATCATCAGGATCAGCCTCATCATTTGGAGTTGTGAATGTGTTGAGGAACTCCAAGTATGTGAAGGCAGCCCAAGAACTGTTGGAAGAGTTTTGCAGTGTAGGGAGGGGTCAGCTCAAGAAGAACAAGTTTGGTGGGACTGGTGGTAGGCATAACTCCACAAACCCTAGTTCCAATCCAGCTggcagtggtggtggtggtggtgcctcttcatcttcatcaaagGATGTGCCTCCTTTGTCAGCCGCTGATAGGATTGAACACCAAAGAAGGAAGGTCAAACTATTGTCCATGCTTGATGAG GTGGACCGTAGGTACAACCACTACTGTGAGCAAATGCAAATGGTGGTGAACGCATTCGATCTGGTGATGGGTTTCGGGGCGGCGGTGCCGTACACAGCCCTAGCGCAGAAGGCCATGTCACGGCATTTCCGGTGCCTAAAGGATGCGATAACGGCACAGTTGAAGCACAGCTGTGAGCTACTGGGAGAAAAAGATGGTGCGGGGACCTCAGGAATAACAAAAGGAGAAACGCCAAGGTTGAAGATGCTAGAGCAAAGCCTAAGGCAGCAAAGAGCATTTCATCAAATGGGCATGATGGAACAAGAAGCTTGGAGGCCCCAACGAGGCTTGCCCGAACGCTCTGTCAACATCTTGAGGGCCTGGCTTTTTGAGCATTTTCTTCACCC GTACCCAAGCGATGCTGATAAGCATCTGTTGGCACGACAGACTGGTCTATCGAGAAATCAG GTCTCAAATTGGTTCATAAATGCTAGGGTTCGATTGTGGAAACCCATGGTGGAAGAGATGTACCAGCAAGAAACCAATGAAGAAGTTGGGGGtgctgcagcagcagcagctgatcatcatcatcaagatcAGAGAGAACGTaacaaccaaaaccaaaatagtAGTGGCCTCAATGCACAAACTCCAACGCCTACAACGACAGCTGCCACAACAACAACGACAACGACGCCAACAACAACACCAACGACAACAAATTCGCCAACAGGCAAAAGATCCGAAATCAATGCCTCCGAAAACGACCCTTCACTCATCACAATCAAtaggcagcagcagcagctgcagCACCACTTGCAACAGCCCATGATGGCCACCACCACTGCAAGCGCGGTGGCGCTAACTGCATCGCAATGTTTCGCCACCACATCCACCACCGCAAATGATAGGCTGGCTTCCGAGGACACATGTCGCCGAGGCAGCATGGTGGCAGCGGATTACGGGACCACCTCGGGTAATGCACATATTGCAGCTCATGATCATCAAAGTAGTAGTAATATTGGGTCTTCTACTACGCTTATAAGCTTTGGGACCACCACGGCAGCCGGTGACGTGTCACTCACTCTAGGGCTTCGCCATGCTGGTGGTGGAaacaatatgcccgagaagaatccttcttctttctctattAGAGACTTTGGGGGCTGTTAA